In the genome of Montipora foliosa isolate CH-2021 chromosome 3, ASM3666993v2, whole genome shotgun sequence, one region contains:
- the LOC137996370 gene encoding uncharacterized protein, with product MVINDWAMKLLPMRFRETQSQWFAKRGISWHFSAVVHKSNHPDCPVVSASDHTIHTYVVAIDSCKQDWFSVSCILEEVLVCVKESHQSVCRAILRSDNAGCYHCSALLSTINSTSRRSGIEVIRYDFSDPQSGKDLCDRKIAPCKQRLRHYVAENHNVESAKDIKKGLESPPGIAGTSVAECKIDQSAMSPGAANNKIPGITKYNNFSLTSKSMRVWQAYNVGEGMHIEGSWNEQDVSGLKRIGDWTKKIQHVTQKKCQARGKHHVTESVNTFSCLEPACIATFKTIEEADEHMDTGHHIMTPEKETIYDNVRRQWAAITTSVKVLARKLAGQIMFLWRTYD from the coding sequence ATGGTCATTAATGACTGGGCCATGAAATTACTTCCCATGCGCTTCAGAGAAACGCAGTCCCAATGGTTCGCCAAGCGTGGAATTAGCTGGCACTTCTCTGCTGTTGTTCACAAATCAAACCATCCTGACTGTCCGGTAGTATCCGCAAGTGATCACACAATCCACACATATGTGGTTGCCATTGACAGCTGCAAACAGGACTGGTTTTCCGTTTCTTGTATACTTGAAGAGGTCCTTGTCTGTGTCAAAGAGTCGCATCAATCAGTATGTAGAGCGATCCTAAGAAGTGATAATGCTGGATGCTACCACTGTAGTGCGCTTCTGTCAACCATCAATTCCACTAGCAGAAGGTCAGGCATCGAAGTAATTCGCTATGATTTCTCTGACCCTCAGTCGGGCAAGGACTTATGTGACAGAAAGATCGCCCCTTGCAAACAGCGCCTTCGACATTATGTTGCTGAAAATCACAACGTGGAAAGTGCAAAAGACATAAAGAAAGGCTTGGAGTCCCCACCAGGAATTGCAGGAACGAGCGTTGCGGAATGCAAGATTGACCAATCAGCGATGTCACCAGGCGCTGCTAATAACAAGATTCCGGGGATAACGAAATACAATAATTTCTCTCTGACTTCTAAAAGCATGCGCGTGTGGCAAGCTTATAATGTTGGAGAGGGCATGCATATAGAGGGGTCTTGGAATGAACAAGATGTCTCTGGGCTCAAAAGAATTGGGGATTGGACGAAAAAGATACAGCATGTTACACAAAAGAAATGCCAGGCAAGGGGAAAACACCATGTCACCGAGTCTGTCAATACTTTTAGCTGCCTTGAACCTGCGTGTATTGCCACCTTCAAGACAATTGAAGAGGCGGATGAGCACATGGACACAGGTCATCATATTATGACTCCAGAGAAGGAGACCATATACGACAACGTACGTAGGCAGTGGGCAGCTATAACGACATCAGTAAAAGTACTGGCCAGAAAATTGGCAGGACAGATTATGTTCCTTTGGCGAACTTACGACTGA